In the Enterobacter cloacae subsp. cloacae ATCC 13047 genome, AATCTTCGGCGGGAACGCCGGACGCAGTTTCGGTTCCATGTTCACCTGACGGCGCGTCATGGTTTCCGACTCTGGCAGATACAGGGAATGGCACAGCCAGTTTTCATCGTCACGATCCGGGAAGTCGAAGCGGCTATGCGCGCCACGGCTTTCGGTACGGAAGTTGGCCGACATCGCGGTTGCGAACGCGGTTTCCATCAGGTTATCCAGCTCAAGACACTCAACGCGCTGGGTGTTGAACTCGCTGGAAGTATCATCCAGACGGGCGTTTTTCAGGCGCTCGCGGATCGCTTTCAGCTGCTCAAGACCTTTCGCCATCGCGTCACCTTCACGGAATACCGAGAAGTTGTGCTGCATACATTCCTGCAGCGCTTTGCGGATTTCCACCGGATCTTCACCGTTACGGTTACCGTTCCAGCGGTTCAGACGCTCAAGCGATGCATCAATTTGGTCGTCAGTGGCGTCACGCAGCGCGCCCTGTTCGGCAATGGATTCCTGCAGGTGCAGACCCACCGCACGACCAAACACCACCAGGTCCAGCAGGGAGTTCCCCCCCAGACGGTTGGCACCGTGTACGGATACGCAGGCAATTTCGCCTACCGCGAACAGGCCTGGGATGACCACATCTTCGCCCTGCTCGTTCACGGTCAATGCCTGACCGGTCACTTTGGTCGGAATACCGCCCATCATGTAGTGGCAGGTAGGAATAACCGGAATTGGCTCTTTCACCGGGTCGACGTGGGCGAAGGTACGGGACAGCTCCAGAATGCCCGGCAGACGGGATTCCAGTACCTCTTTACCCAGGTGGTCGAGTTTCAGCTTGGCGTGTGGACCCCATGGGCCATCACAGCCGCGACCTTCACGGATTTCGATCATGATGGAACGCGCCACCACGTCACGACCCGCCAGGTCTTTCGCATTCGGAGCATAACGTTCCATGAAACGTTCGCCGTGTTTGTTCAGCAGGTAACCGCCTTCACCACGGCAGCCTTCTGTCACCAGAACGCCCGCACCGGCGATACCGGTTGGGTGGAACTGCCACATCTCCATATCCTGCACCGGCACGCCAGCGCGGATAGCCATCCCAACGCCATCACCGGTATTGATGTGGGCGTTAGTGGTGGACTGGTAAATACGCCCTGCACCGCCGGTCGCCAGCACGGTTGCGCGCGCTTTGAAGTAGACCACTTCACCGGTTTCAATGCACAGCGCAGTACAACCAACAATCGCGCCATCGGCGTTTTTCACCAGATCCAGCGCATACCACTCGGAGAAGATAGTAGTGTGGTTTTTCAGGTTCTGCTGATACAGAGTATGCAGCAGCGCGTGACCGGTACGGTCGGCCGCTGCCGCGGTACGTGCAG is a window encoding:
- the sdhA gene encoding succinate dehydrogenase flavoprotein subunit, producing the protein MKLPVREFDAVVIGAGGAGMRAALQISQSGQTCALLSKVFPTRSHTVSAQGGITVALGNSHEDNWEWHMYDTVKGSDYIGDQDAIEYMCKTGPEAILELDHMGLPFSRLENGTIYQRPFGGQSKNFGGEQAARTAAAADRTGHALLHTLYQQNLKNHTTIFSEWYALDLVKNADGAIVGCTALCIETGEVVYFKARATVLATGGAGRIYQSTTNAHINTGDGVGMAIRAGVPVQDMEMWQFHPTGIAGAGVLVTEGCRGEGGYLLNKHGERFMERYAPNAKDLAGRDVVARSIMIEIREGRGCDGPWGPHAKLKLDHLGKEVLESRLPGILELSRTFAHVDPVKEPIPVIPTCHYMMGGIPTKVTGQALTVNEQGEDVVIPGLFAVGEIACVSVHGANRLGGNSLLDLVVFGRAVGLHLQESIAEQGALRDATDDQIDASLERLNRWNGNRNGEDPVEIRKALQECMQHNFSVFREGDAMAKGLEQLKAIRERLKNARLDDTSSEFNTQRVECLELDNLMETAFATAMSANFRTESRGAHSRFDFPDRDDENWLCHSLYLPESETMTRRQVNMEPKLRPAFPPKIRTY